One Leptospira wolbachii serovar Codice str. CDC genomic region harbors:
- the folD gene encoding bifunctional methylenetetrahydrofolate dehydrogenase/methenyltetrahydrofolate cyclohydrolase FolD translates to MKSSILLDGKAISEKIRNRIAETLAKAKSEGKGIPTLATILVGNNPASETYVNMKVKACEKVGMVSRYVRLKEETTTEELLAEIRKLNADSSVNGILLQHPVPHQIDERLCFDEIALEKDVDGVTTVSFGKLSMNSEAYYPCTPYGMVLLLQEYGIDVTGKHAVVVGRSPILGKPMAIMLTNLNATVTLCHSKTKNLPELVKQADIVVGAVGKPEFIQADWIKDGAVILDAGYNVGNVGDIEISKAKDKASYYTPVPGGVGPMTISVLLLQTMYSFLNQFSPKLDSHASNR, encoded by the coding sequence ATGAAATCTAGCATCCTATTAGACGGTAAAGCGATTTCCGAAAAAATTCGAAATCGTATCGCAGAAACATTAGCGAAAGCTAAATCCGAGGGTAAGGGAATTCCTACTCTTGCCACCATCCTTGTCGGTAACAACCCCGCTTCCGAAACCTATGTGAATATGAAGGTGAAGGCCTGCGAAAAAGTGGGTATGGTATCGCGTTATGTGCGACTAAAAGAAGAGACTACCACCGAAGAACTGTTAGCCGAAATTAGAAAATTGAATGCCGACAGCTCTGTAAACGGGATTCTTTTACAACATCCTGTCCCTCACCAAATCGACGAACGTTTGTGTTTTGATGAAATTGCCTTGGAGAAGGATGTGGATGGTGTAACTACCGTTTCCTTTGGGAAACTATCAATGAATAGTGAGGCATATTATCCGTGCACTCCGTACGGAATGGTTCTTCTTCTGCAGGAATATGGAATTGATGTTACTGGAAAACATGCAGTGGTAGTGGGAAGGTCCCCTATTCTTGGAAAACCCATGGCAATTATGCTCACGAATCTAAATGCTACTGTAACTCTTTGCCATTCCAAAACCAAAAACCTTCCAGAGCTTGTTAAACAAGCGGACATTGTGGTTGGTGCTGTTGGGAAACCTGAATTCATTCAGGCCGATTGGATTAAAGATGGGGCAGTAATCTTGGATGCAGGTTATAATGTTGGCAATGTGGGGGATATTGAAATTTCGAAAGCCAAGGACAAAGCTTCCTACTACACCCCAGTTCCTGGAGGAGTTGGTCCAATGACAATCTCAGTACTTTTACTTCAAACTATGTATAGTTTTTTAAATCAATTTTCTCCTAAGTTGGATTCTCATGCCTCAAACCGCTAG
- the hisF gene encoding imidazole glycerol phosphate synthase subunit HisF, producing the protein MDELTKRVIPCLDIKGGRVVKGIQFVNLVDAGDPVACAVAYEENKADELCFLDITASSDKRDILLHLVEQVANRLFIPFTVGGGIRTIEDVKAVLNKGADKVSINTSAFQNPQLLKDSSEIYGSQCIVCAIDVKFHPERKRYEVYLNGGRLETGREALDWGREAFEMGAGEILLTSMDKDGTKDGFDITLMKSFTSNLSIPIIASGGAGNPEHMAEVILRGGADAVLAASIFHFGEFSIQETKQTMKEMGIKVRL; encoded by the coding sequence ATGGATGAACTAACAAAAAGAGTCATTCCTTGTTTGGATATAAAGGGCGGAAGGGTTGTCAAAGGGATACAATTCGTAAACCTAGTCGATGCCGGTGATCCTGTTGCTTGTGCAGTGGCTTATGAGGAAAACAAAGCAGATGAACTTTGTTTTTTAGATATCACCGCTTCTTCTGACAAACGAGATATCCTTCTGCATTTGGTAGAACAAGTAGCAAATAGACTTTTTATTCCTTTCACCGTCGGTGGAGGGATTCGTACCATCGAAGATGTTAAAGCAGTACTCAATAAAGGAGCTGATAAAGTTTCAATCAATACCAGCGCTTTTCAAAACCCGCAATTACTGAAAGATTCCAGTGAAATTTATGGATCACAATGTATTGTTTGTGCTATCGATGTTAAATTTCATCCAGAACGTAAAAGATACGAAGTATACTTGAATGGCGGGCGTTTAGAAACTGGTAGGGAAGCTCTGGATTGGGGTAGGGAAGCTTTCGAGATGGGTGCGGGAGAAATCCTTCTTACCTCTATGGACAAGGATGGAACTAAAGATGGTTTTGATATCACACTAATGAAATCATTCACATCAAACCTATCGATTCCCATCATCGCCTCAGGTGGTGCAGGGAATCCAGAACATATGGCAGAAGTCATCCTACGTGGTGGTGCTGATGCAGTCCTTGCAGCTTCTATTTTTCACTTTGGAGAATTTTCCATCCAAGAAACAAAACAAACTATGAAAGAGATGGGAATCAAAGTGAGATTATGA
- the rlmB gene encoding 23S rRNA (guanosine(2251)-2'-O)-methyltransferase RlmB, giving the protein MEKNPVEILFGKRNFFEFLESLDQVAPERGIKTIREVIVKDSLGNEEKQRIRQYIPNSIKFTTVSTRELDRIASDKNHQGYVIIRTKQKSFLSLGFEQFKQNVKVGDGPILILDRIQDPGNLGNILRTAECMGVKHVLMSDRDTSPITPVVEKVSAGAVHHLQIYRVANLMHGMEYLKKNEYWILATDEEGEESIWETLPEASQMAVIMGNEGEGVKRLLLEEADYVARIPLFGSVTSLNVVVACGITLDRIQNVSR; this is encoded by the coding sequence ATGGAAAAAAATCCAGTAGAAATACTTTTTGGAAAACGTAACTTTTTTGAATTTTTAGAGTCATTAGACCAAGTGGCTCCCGAACGTGGAATCAAAACCATTCGCGAGGTCATCGTAAAAGATTCCCTCGGAAATGAAGAAAAACAAAGGATTCGTCAGTACATTCCGAACTCAATTAAATTTACGACAGTATCGACTCGCGAACTAGATCGTATTGCCTCTGATAAAAACCACCAAGGTTATGTGATCATTCGTACCAAACAGAAATCGTTTTTGTCACTCGGATTTGAACAGTTCAAACAGAATGTGAAGGTCGGCGATGGCCCCATTTTAATTTTAGATCGGATTCAAGATCCAGGAAATCTTGGAAACATTTTGAGAACGGCAGAATGCATGGGCGTAAAACATGTATTAATGTCTGATAGAGATACTTCTCCTATCACTCCCGTTGTGGAAAAAGTTTCTGCGGGAGCTGTTCACCATTTGCAGATTTATCGAGTGGCAAACCTGATGCATGGGATGGAGTATCTCAAAAAAAATGAATATTGGATTTTGGCTACTGATGAGGAAGGGGAAGAATCCATTTGGGAAACTTTACCAGAAGCCTCGCAGATGGCGGTGATCATGGGAAATGAAGGTGAAGGAGTGAAACGTCTGCTTTTAGAAGAAGCGGATTATGTGGCAAGGATTCCTCTTTTTGGTTCTGTGACTTCTCTCAATGTTGTGGTTGCTTGTGGCATCACTTTGGATCGGATTCAAAATGTTTCGCGTTAG
- a CDS encoding sodium:solute symporter family protein — MIPFHFLDYVFFLFPFVVIILILFRFRSKQKSTKEYFQAEGSLSWFVAGTAMVATTFAADTPLAVTEIIRGQGIAGNWIWWYMAIGGFVTVFFFSKLWKRSGASTDLELIGLRYSGKEANFLRGFKAFVIGFLLNLVILGWVNLAMLKIIPVFFPSLIASHVLIYLLLFGVFYTSIAGLRGISYIDVFQFFLAWMGCILFAYFAVNLPAIGGLEGLKSKLNSNKILFFPNGTSGTLPWDHFLILLTVLWWSSWYPGSEPGGGGYIAQRILATKNEDAALKGSLWFVIAHYFVRPWPWILVALVSIILYPNLSEVESGKGFLMVLQEGMPSGMMGLMLSAFLAAYLSTLATHLNWGASYLVNDLWKPMLEKGKSDSYYLKVSYVVQVITAVCSFFLAVYGMETIKGAWVFLLEASSGIGFILIARWFFWRISAWTEILAFILSPVLYLLFSVYLKIEFPYSILYTSITSSLLLIFSTYLLPITNRDVLVQFYEKTKPPFFFWKGLFDKGSHQKQIIYPNHLVLSLMGTLSGLCFVFGGLYTIQCIAWNEGNILIGLPVFLLGLFGLYQALQSLQDKTKM; from the coding sequence ATGATTCCTTTTCATTTTCTTGATTATGTTTTTTTTCTTTTTCCTTTTGTAGTCATTATCCTCATTCTATTTCGTTTTCGATCCAAACAAAAATCCACGAAAGAATACTTTCAAGCAGAAGGCAGTTTGTCTTGGTTTGTTGCGGGAACCGCCATGGTCGCAACTACTTTTGCAGCAGATACTCCCCTTGCCGTAACAGAGATCATACGAGGACAAGGGATTGCAGGAAATTGGATTTGGTGGTATATGGCCATTGGCGGATTTGTCACGGTATTTTTCTTTTCCAAGTTGTGGAAGAGGTCTGGTGCCTCCACAGATTTGGAACTTATCGGACTTCGTTACAGCGGAAAGGAAGCAAATTTTTTACGTGGATTCAAAGCCTTCGTCATCGGTTTTTTACTCAACTTAGTGATTCTTGGTTGGGTCAATTTAGCAATGTTAAAAATCATTCCTGTTTTCTTTCCGAGTTTAATTGCATCTCATGTTCTCATATATCTGCTGTTATTTGGTGTTTTCTATACTTCTATTGCTGGTCTTCGAGGTATTTCCTATATTGATGTTTTCCAATTCTTTTTAGCTTGGATGGGCTGTATTCTTTTTGCTTATTTTGCAGTAAACTTACCAGCTATCGGTGGGTTAGAAGGCCTAAAATCAAAACTCAATAGTAACAAAATCCTATTTTTCCCTAATGGAACCTCTGGAACTCTACCTTGGGACCATTTTTTAATTCTCCTAACTGTACTTTGGTGGTCTAGTTGGTATCCAGGTTCGGAACCTGGTGGGGGTGGTTACATTGCACAACGAATCCTCGCTACTAAAAATGAAGATGCCGCACTCAAAGGTTCTTTATGGTTTGTCATTGCCCATTACTTTGTTAGGCCCTGGCCTTGGATACTTGTGGCTCTAGTTTCTATCATCCTTTATCCAAATCTATCAGAAGTGGAAAGTGGGAAAGGATTTTTAATGGTACTACAGGAAGGAATGCCCAGTGGAATGATGGGACTTATGCTCAGTGCCTTTCTTGCAGCTTACCTGTCCACACTAGCAACACATTTAAATTGGGGAGCTTCCTATCTTGTGAATGATCTTTGGAAACCTATGTTAGAGAAGGGAAAATCTGATTCATACTATCTAAAGGTATCTTATGTTGTCCAAGTAATAACAGCGGTTTGCTCCTTTTTCCTTGCGGTCTACGGGATGGAAACTATCAAAGGAGCATGGGTTTTTTTACTGGAAGCATCATCAGGGATTGGTTTTATTTTAATCGCTCGGTGGTTTTTTTGGCGAATCTCGGCTTGGACAGAAATTTTAGCCTTTATCCTTTCTCCAGTTTTGTATTTACTCTTTTCTGTTTATCTAAAAATAGAATTCCCTTATTCCATTCTCTACACTTCTATAACATCAAGCCTATTACTAATTTTCTCTACCTATCTTTTACCGATTACCAATCGAGATGTGTTAGTTCAATTCTACGAGAAAACAAAACCACCATTTTTCTTTTGGAAAGGTCTTTTCGATAAAGGATCCCATCAGAAACAAATCATTTATCCCAACCATTTGGTTCTATCCTTGATGGGAACACTTTCTGGTTTATGTTTTGTTTTCGGTGGATTGTATACAATCCAGTGTATTGCTTGGAACGAAGGAAATATCCTTATTGGCCTTCCAGTATTTCTTTTAGGATTATTTGGTTTATACCAAGCACTCCAATCTTTACAAGATAAAACTAAAATGTAA
- a CDS encoding acetylxylan esterase: MPQTASFDECFQTVPKLDPPSDLDSFWKDGIAELKKVPIKATYKTVLKGSFIWESLNDVSFQSIDNHVLHGKLAIPRKRGNRPVVVYFHDYLAVPEEIQKGYSDLGVAQLHVTLRGHGEEMVHAPLDPTTGKAPIGWTPNYFAHGLDQKEEFYMRKLYLDVIRTIEFLRLTDGIDGDQIILHGKSLGSALSVFGAAYSDRIKGLILETPSFCYIDKDQISLKGNPWVRELTPLLEKRATKKVDYKKELAYFDALNFAKKIKIPALVSCGMEDVISHPKSTFALFNHLNCDKRMQLYPTEGNEAGKDKQPQANLEFVKEIFAL, encoded by the coding sequence ATGCCTCAAACCGCTAGTTTTGATGAATGTTTCCAGACGGTTCCCAAATTAGATCCACCTTCGGATTTAGATAGTTTTTGGAAGGATGGGATTGCCGAATTAAAAAAAGTACCGATCAAGGCCACATACAAAACGGTTTTGAAAGGATCTTTTATTTGGGAATCACTTAATGATGTGAGTTTTCAAAGTATCGACAATCATGTGTTACATGGAAAACTTGCAATCCCGAGAAAAAGGGGAAATAGACCCGTCGTAGTATATTTCCATGATTATTTGGCAGTTCCTGAAGAAATCCAAAAAGGGTATTCTGATTTGGGTGTGGCTCAGCTCCATGTCACCTTACGTGGACATGGTGAAGAAATGGTTCATGCACCTTTAGATCCAACCACAGGGAAGGCTCCTATTGGTTGGACTCCTAATTATTTTGCACATGGTCTCGATCAAAAAGAAGAGTTCTATATGCGGAAACTCTATCTAGACGTGATTCGAACTATTGAGTTTCTACGTTTAACAGACGGGATTGATGGAGACCAAATTATTTTACATGGGAAGTCCCTTGGATCTGCACTTTCAGTATTTGGAGCTGCCTACTCCGATCGTATTAAGGGTTTGATTTTAGAAACACCTTCTTTCTGTTATATCGATAAGGATCAAATTTCTTTAAAAGGAAATCCATGGGTTCGGGAACTCACTCCCTTATTAGAGAAAAGGGCCACTAAAAAAGTTGATTATAAGAAGGAATTAGCTTATTTTGATGCTCTCAACTTTGCAAAAAAAATAAAAATTCCAGCCCTTGTTTCCTGTGGAATGGAAGATGTTATCTCTCATCCAAAATCCACCTTTGCTTTGTTCAATCATCTAAATTGTGACAAACGAATGCAGCTATATCCCACCGAAGGAAACGAAGCAGGGAAAGACAAACAACCACAAGCAAATTTAGAATTTGTAAAAGAAATTTTTGCCCTATGA
- the cysS gene encoding cysteine--tRNA ligase translates to MTRVPFVFQNSKSGKKETFRPKDETNVTIYSCGPTVYNFAHIGNIRSFLFVDVLRRALLLGGYKLNQSMNITDIDDKIINESIKRKISVEEFTKPWTEAFFKDLETLHVQKLEHYPKATESIEDMVGLVETLQSNGLVYEKDGNLYFSIQKFSRYGELSKIDVSGMKSGVRYDADEYDKDDVRDFVLWKNQKTEEEKCWHTRIGNGRPGWHLECSAMIRKVYGSGVDIHTGGIDLLFPHHENEAAQSLGAYPNEEFVGTWLHCEHLLVDGEKMSKSKGNFYTLRDMLEKGYDPNSIRYHLISAHYRSKLNFSLNKLEESKIAMDRIQNVIYRVLEAGNLWDQVPNSFENRDLTNSELQNLNLEFINSLADDLNVPKALASVFELVRIVNQYLDANQNTIDISFLKESIQLFYKINELFAVFQFKKQIQSIDGISEEWILEQIELRKTAKQNKDFSTADKIRKELEEKGILLADTKEGRTTWKKIQ, encoded by the coding sequence ATGACTCGAGTTCCCTTCGTTTTTCAAAATTCTAAATCGGGGAAAAAGGAAACTTTTCGACCAAAAGATGAAACTAATGTAACTATTTACTCCTGTGGACCGACCGTTTATAATTTTGCTCATATTGGTAATATTCGGTCCTTTTTGTTCGTGGATGTTTTACGTCGAGCTCTTTTGTTAGGTGGTTATAAGTTGAACCAATCAATGAATATCACCGATATCGATGACAAAATTATCAACGAATCGATCAAAAGAAAAATCAGTGTAGAAGAATTCACGAAACCTTGGACAGAAGCTTTTTTTAAAGATTTAGAAACTTTGCATGTGCAAAAATTAGAGCATTATCCTAAGGCAACCGAGTCCATTGAGGATATGGTTGGCCTAGTGGAAACACTCCAATCCAATGGCCTGGTTTATGAAAAAGATGGGAACTTATACTTTTCGATTCAGAAGTTTTCCCGGTATGGAGAACTATCTAAAATTGATGTTTCTGGGATGAAGTCTGGTGTTCGTTATGATGCCGATGAATATGATAAGGATGACGTGAGAGATTTTGTCCTTTGGAAAAATCAAAAGACCGAAGAGGAAAAGTGTTGGCATACTCGGATTGGGAACGGGCGTCCCGGTTGGCATTTGGAATGTTCGGCTATGATTCGCAAAGTGTACGGATCGGGTGTGGATATCCATACTGGTGGAATTGATCTTCTCTTTCCTCATCATGAAAACGAAGCTGCTCAAAGTCTTGGTGCCTATCCAAATGAAGAGTTTGTCGGAACTTGGCTTCACTGCGAACATCTATTGGTTGATGGAGAAAAGATGTCTAAAAGTAAGGGAAATTTCTATACCTTACGAGACATGTTAGAAAAGGGATATGATCCGAATTCAATTCGTTATCATTTGATCTCTGCACATTACAGAAGTAAGTTGAATTTTTCACTTAACAAACTTGAAGAATCTAAAATAGCGATGGATCGGATTCAGAATGTGATCTATCGTGTTTTAGAAGCTGGTAATTTGTGGGATCAGGTTCCAAATAGTTTTGAAAACAGGGATTTAACTAATTCTGAATTACAAAATCTAAACCTGGAATTTATAAATTCACTTGCAGATGATTTAAATGTTCCAAAAGCTTTGGCTTCTGTTTTTGAACTAGTTCGGATTGTGAATCAGTATTTGGATGCCAATCAGAATACTATAGATATTTCTTTTTTAAAAGAGTCCATTCAACTTTTCTATAAAATCAATGAACTCTTTGCTGTGTTTCAATTTAAAAAACAAATCCAATCTATAGATGGTATTTCTGAAGAATGGATTTTAGAACAAATCGAACTAAGAAAGACCGCCAAACAAAACAAAGATTTCTCAACTGCCGACAAAATTCGTAAAGAGTTGGAAGAAAAAGGAATCCTTCTCGCTGATACAAAAGAAGGAAGAACCACATGGAAAAAAATCCAGTAG
- a CDS encoding esterase/lipase family protein has translation MFRVRRKILSSFILFLIGIFVFQSCIYDFYRKEFASDKKKNYELLILALLGLLPNPNQKLFGFASGFSRNLSDSQFVTADYFPKTGRKKLVLIHGWNPAERDSDPVTNDEKKIQNIKNTFSNGMIHFQEGRASANSDFDLYLYTYRTSNSILVNGRQFHSTLRSNFSDSDQVYIIAHSMGGLVTRVALSPETGFLPFVRLVVTLASPQFGSPFATPSFLNSNPFLNELGSYLVGTQGGSELAYTNQGAGQPHLSGAENLVLDALNQSYQSSGLNGRFVSFAGVMSGCNNVQTVYYNAGCNILNNAGFTQSDGIVPINSARLGNLSYKQINIADCDHSMMAFQTISPDDVKSLNLFTQVITEIRNSPY, from the coding sequence ATGTTTCGCGTTAGGCGAAAGATCCTATCTAGTTTTATATTATTCCTAATAGGAATTTTTGTATTTCAATCGTGTATCTATGATTTTTACAGAAAGGAATTTGCTTCCGATAAGAAAAAAAACTATGAGTTATTGATTTTGGCACTTCTTGGTCTTTTGCCAAATCCAAATCAGAAACTGTTTGGTTTCGCTTCTGGATTTTCTAGAAATCTTTCAGATTCACAATTTGTTACTGCAGATTATTTCCCTAAAACGGGTAGAAAGAAATTAGTTTTGATCCATGGTTGGAATCCAGCAGAAAGAGATTCAGATCCTGTTACCAACGATGAAAAAAAAATCCAGAATATAAAAAACACTTTTTCCAATGGAATGATCCACTTTCAAGAAGGAAGGGCTTCTGCAAACAGTGATTTTGATCTTTACCTTTATACTTATCGCACTTCTAATAGTATCCTTGTTAATGGGAGGCAATTTCACTCCACACTTCGCTCTAACTTTTCTGATTCAGACCAAGTGTATATTATAGCTCATTCGATGGGAGGACTTGTAACCCGAGTGGCTTTATCTCCTGAAACTGGTTTTCTTCCATTTGTCCGTTTGGTAGTAACTCTTGCGAGTCCACAATTTGGATCCCCGTTTGCTACTCCCAGTTTTTTAAATAGTAATCCTTTTTTAAATGAACTAGGAAGTTATCTTGTGGGAACACAAGGTGGTTCGGAGCTTGCTTATACAAACCAAGGTGCGGGACAACCCCATTTGTCGGGAGCAGAAAATCTGGTTTTAGACGCACTCAATCAATCCTATCAAAGCTCCGGTCTGAATGGAAGGTTTGTTAGTTTTGCGGGCGTAATGAGTGGCTGTAATAATGTGCAAACCGTTTATTATAATGCAGGTTGTAACATTTTAAATAATGCCGGTTTTACGCAGTCAGATGGGATTGTTCCGATCAATAGCGCAAGGCTTGGGAATCTATCTTATAAACAAATCAATATTGCCGATTGTGACCATTCTATGATGGCTTTTCAAACGATAAGCCCAGATGATGTTAAAAGTCTGAATCTTTTTACGCAAGTGATTACGGAAATTCGTAATTCTCCGTACTAA
- the asnS gene encoding asparagine--tRNA ligase: MTPSLDPSQTQSPNPASTHSFQGWVQGLRGNNHVQFLQLRTDGKIYQVVAEKEYLGEDIFKQVKGLPQETSLVVHGVLQENAKAPGGQELFLHSLSIVGESHQYPITPKEHGPDFLHNHRHLWLRSKRQLAIQRVRSELSFAIREFFRNDGYTLIDTPILTGSIGESAGTLFSTEYFDLGQAYLAQTGQLYLETAAFAHSKVYCFGPTFRAEKSKTRRHLTEFWMLEAETAFLGQDGNLDLQERFVKTVLRTTIERTREDLQALDRDPAPLLEQLTKPFPRVDYGEAIQILQTAGEEITWGEDINSDREQILTTHFGTAIFIQNFPRAIKAFYMKQNPNDAKTVLSADLIAPDGIGEIIGGSEREESYEKIVERLQEEGLPPEDYSWYLDLRKYGSVPHAGFGMGLERVIAWICGLSHIRECIPFPRMIYRLSP, translated from the coding sequence ATGACTCCAAGTTTAGATCCATCACAAACACAATCCCCCAATCCGGCTTCCACACATAGTTTTCAAGGTTGGGTCCAAGGACTCCGAGGAAACAACCACGTCCAGTTCCTCCAACTGCGCACCGATGGGAAAATTTACCAAGTTGTAGCGGAAAAAGAATATTTAGGAGAGGATATCTTCAAACAGGTCAAAGGTCTGCCACAAGAAACCTCCTTAGTGGTTCATGGAGTTTTACAAGAAAATGCTAAGGCACCTGGGGGACAGGAACTCTTTCTACATTCTCTTTCCATCGTAGGTGAATCGCACCAATACCCCATCACTCCGAAGGAACATGGACCGGACTTTTTACACAACCACAGGCATTTGTGGTTACGATCCAAACGCCAACTGGCCATCCAAAGGGTTCGTTCCGAATTGTCCTTTGCCATCCGTGAATTCTTTCGCAATGATGGATACACCCTTATCGACACTCCCATCCTTACCGGTTCCATTGGAGAATCAGCCGGAACCTTATTTTCTACAGAATACTTTGATTTAGGCCAAGCATATCTAGCACAGACAGGCCAACTCTATTTAGAAACGGCAGCGTTTGCTCATTCCAAGGTCTATTGTTTTGGTCCTACGTTCCGAGCGGAAAAAAGTAAAACCCGGCGCCACTTAACCGAATTTTGGATGCTTGAGGCAGAAACCGCATTTCTCGGCCAAGACGGAAATTTAGACTTACAAGAACGATTTGTAAAGACAGTGCTTCGTACCACGATCGAACGAACCCGAGAAGATCTGCAAGCTCTGGACCGAGATCCAGCCCCTCTCTTAGAACAACTCACAAAACCCTTCCCAAGAGTGGATTACGGAGAAGCGATCCAAATATTACAAACTGCCGGGGAAGAAATCACTTGGGGTGAGGACATCAATTCCGATAGAGAACAAATCCTCACTACGCATTTTGGTACAGCCATTTTTATTCAAAATTTTCCGAGGGCCATCAAAGCCTTCTATATGAAACAGAATCCAAACGATGCCAAGACGGTTCTATCTGCGGACCTGATTGCTCCCGATGGAATTGGGGAGATCATCGGAGGTTCGGAAAGAGAAGAATCTTATGAAAAAATTGTGGAACGATTGCAAGAAGAAGGTCTTCCTCCTGAAGATTATTCTTGGTATTTGGACCTTCGCAAGTATGGTTCAGTTCCTCATGCGGGTTTTGGAATGGGACTCGAACGAGTGATCGCCTGGATTTGTGGTTTGTCCCATATTCGGGAGTGCATTCCCTTTCCTCGGATGATTTACAGGCTCAGCCCTTAA